The genomic window CCATCAGCTGGACGTGCAGGTGGGGCTCGGAGGTGTTGCCGGTGTTGCCGACCTCGGCCAACTGCTGGCCCACGGTCACCCGGTCGCCCTCGGTCACCATCAGGGAATCGTGGCGCAGGTGGGCGTACGCCGCGTAGGTGCCGTCGCCGTGTTCGACGATCACGTGGTTGCCGAGGATGCGGTGGGCGCCGGTCAGCTCCCGGGCGAAGGCCTCGGCCGTCATCATCCAGATCAGCGACGGCCACGTGTCGCGGGATCGGTGGTCACGCTGGGTGCCGGTGGCCCGGACCACCCGGCCGTCGGCCATGGCCAGGACCGGAGCACCGAAGCAGGGGTACGACGCCGGGGCGCGGGTGGTCAGCGACCAGCCGATCTTCGCGGGCGCCTCGGGGGAGGGCATGAGCAGATCAACGGCGTAGGTCTGGCCGTACGCCCGGACGCCGTGGCTGGGGACGGCGGTGCCGGGGCTGTTGATGGCCACCCAGCGGCCCCGCACCGGCGGGGCCAGGGTGACCGGGGCTGCGGTGGAGCGGGGTGCCCGGACGAAAGCCA from Actinoplanes derwentensis includes these protein-coding regions:
- a CDS encoding M23 family metallopeptidase, translated to MKRAVARHQTRWLQLFVLTVLALTFLPLPVPHPWDWLLTTTLLLLAFVRAPRSTAAPVTLAPPVRGRWVAINSPGTAVPSHGVRAYGQTYAVDLLMPSPEAPAKIGWSLTTRAPASYPCFGAPVLAMADGRVVRATGTQRDHRSRDTWPSLIWMMTAEAFARELTGAHRILGNHVIVEHGDGTYAAYAHLRHDSLMVTEGDRVTVGQQLAEVGNTGNTSEPHLHVQLMDDPHPTAAAGIPMHWPALKSTPDKDARWSTGDPKPTALTGFPQNGQLFEND